The DNA segment CCCATTTCAGCTGCAATATCTATTTTCTTCATGTTTTCTAAATAGATTTTTTCAATAACTAGTTTCTCATTATTAGTCAGTATTTCAAATGCGGTTAAAATTTCATCTGACCATTCAAATTCTGTATTTTTTAAAACCATATTCTCTATAGCTGATTTATCAGAATTAACTAAATCTGCATCTAGAGATAAATTATAATTTCTTGGAAATTCCTCATTTTCATAATAATCTACATCTGATTTTTGAGGTTCATAACCATGATTATTCTTAAATTCTTCTATAAAGTTTTCTCTCCAAGCTTTTATTATGTCTTTTTCTTCTTTTGTTCTTCCCGGTCTAGCATTTTTACAATTATTATAGACCTCACTATCATCTATCGAATGAAGTAATTTTATATCCGCTTCTGTGATTCCATCTTTATCAATTTCTAAAGTATATTTATCACCATCTGCAAACTCATAACTATAAGTCATTCTATCATCTTGATAAGTTTTTCTAGTACGTAGTGTAATAAATCTTTTATTTGTTTTTGTAATAATCACCATAGTGACCTCTTTTCCACTCAGGTGAGATCACAAATGAAGTTTTATTACTATGAGACTTCTGTAGTGTAAAAAATGGTACACTAAATTTACGGAAAGCACATAGAATTTTAAATAAGTTAGCAAAATAACCTTTATCGTTATCTCGGACTTATCTATTTAATTCATTTGTATCTCACCGTCTTAGTGGCCACTATGACTTTTTGAGTAATTATATTTAAATAATAAATTCTGTATATTTTACAGATTATTTGAAATTTAATCTTTATACGGTTTTCCGAATGTGATATAATATATCTATAAACAACCGTTTTCTAAAATATAGATTTTTTATTATTTATACTATATATCTTAACGTTACTTTGGTTACTTGCAATAGTTACCAAGCGTTACTACGGTTACTAACGTTACTATTTTTATATAAAAAGGGGGGCATGAAGATGTCTAATGAACACTATCCATATTTGTGTGGAGGAATATTGTTAAATTTACTAATTGAAGCAAAAAAAACTCCGGTTAATTCTAGGGAAAAACTAAACTGTAAAAAAAGTTCAGTATCTGATTCAAATATATTAAAAGGATTAATTAAACTTGTTACAGGTGAGGAAGTTATAGCCTCACCAGCTACATTAAAAAAAGATACATCGCGTTATAAAAGATGTAAGATAAATAATAGCTCTATAATAACTTTTACAGATTCAAGTACAGTAAAAATATTTAGAGATAGAGTTAAAAACAGTTGTTGGGAAATTCTAGATGAGACAACTTCATTTATTACTACTTTTTTATCTGAAGCAAAATTAGAATGGTTTACAAAAGCTATTTTAGAAATTATTACTAATGACACCTCTATTCCAGATAATACATATTTTAAAACGACACATATGAAAAAAATAGAAAAAAAAGAATTGAAATATACTCATACTATTGAAATTGAAATTTTTCTAATTAGTGTACTTATATATATAATAGATAAAAAACAAAATAATAAATTAGGAAGAACGACAATTGAAAAGTATTTTACTCAAAATGGAGCATATACACAGTGGAAATTAACACATCCTATCGGACAAACAATTAATCAAAGTATTCATGTCAATAATTTTGATAAAACAAATCATTTAATGAAAAATAACAATACTATATTAAAAAATAATATAAACAAAGAAATAAATTATAATAACTTTGTATTTACATACAATCAAACATCTTTCTCTCATACCAATAATAGCATGATTGATTATAATATATTTTATAATTTAATTGTTGGGGGAATAGAACATGCGGACTACAAAAATGGAAGTGCAACAACTGGATCATTTATTATTCATAAAGACAGGGTTATAAATGCATGGTGCGATGATTTAGTCAAACCTTTGTCTATATTAGGCATGAAAGAACGTGAAACTTTGACTTTACTACCTACTATTTTCGTGGCAGATCAAGGGGGCAATAAAAATAATAAAGAAAATTTAGTTTGCTTTGGTTACGTAAAAAGAATAGATGTTTCAGGCAACTCTGTAAAAGTAGTTTTTGAAATCCACAGTAAATTTCAACTTGATGTTCTATACAAAAATAGCTTAGAACTTGGAATCGAAAGATTCGAACTTAATAATACACATTGGGCCGTAAAACAAGTCAATTTAGAACGAGAGTTAACAAAAATCTTTAATAGATAAGACTATATATAAATAAAAAATTATGTACCCTAGTAGTAACTTTTATAAAAATGATATGTAATTAATCTTATCTGTATATAATTAATTATAAATAAAAATATTACTTTTTAGGAGACTTTTGTATGGGTGAAAAAAACATTCAAAATTGGAACAACATGTCATAAATATTTTTAACTCTTCATCTAAATTTTTATATAATGATACTACTTATTCAGAAATAAAAATCAGCTGCAAATTACCGTCAAATGAATTTCAAGAAAACAAGATTAACTCAAATCGTGCTCTAAATATTTTTGGTAAAGACTGGAAAGACATTCTAAAACAAGCTAACTTATCTATTAAACATAAAATTGAAGAACAAATTATTATTAATCCCAAAGGAAAAGGACGTATTAAAGAAGGATTTCTTACTATAGGTTGGAAACTAGAAATTACTACAAAGGAAAGAACATTGTCAGCTCCCCTTCCACTTTCTACTAATGAAATTAAAAACTCTATTTATCGTGGTATAAACCAAACTGAAGTGTTACAATAGATGTGAGACAAAATAAAAAAAAAGAAGAAAGCTGGTAAAATTATTATAAGTAGTCATACAAATAATAAAGAAGCTTTTTTCTCATGACTATTTTAATACAAAAAAACAATACAGACTCAAAGATATTTATCTCATACATTAACAGAATTTTACGCAGTAAAAACATACGGAAGATGTCTCTCTATAAAATTTGTATGTAGAAGATATAAAATATCAAAAGCATCTCTTATGAGATGGAATAAAAAATTTGATGGTACTAAAGAATCATTAATTGATAAATCTCTCATAAAACTTTATCTAAACACCCTAATTCTTATACAGATGTAGAAATATCTTGGATCAAAAGCTATATTAGACGTAATCCTAAGATTTCTTTAGTTGAGCTATTCTATAAACTTAAAACAAAGAAAAAATATAACAGGCATCCTTGCTCTCTTTTTCGTGTTCTTAAAAAACTGGATTTTTTTAAATATAAAAAAAAAAGAAGAAGAAGGTGTATGTCCCTAAACTTTAAGGAATAAAGTTCCTACTCTACTATTCAATTTATTAAAATGACTATTGACTATTTTGGATACAAACCCAATACCATACAAACTGACAATAGGGCTGAATTCAGTTATTTTAAAGAAATTAAACTCAGTCATCTTTTTGGTGTTTTATGTAACGAACTAGGTATTATTCATGAATTAATTCGACCTAGAACACCTAGGCATAATGGTAAGGTTAAACTCAGTCATAAAAATGATAATGAACGTTTCTATTCTACTTTAAATTTTTATTCTTATGATGATTAAAAATTGCAAATGAATTGTTATTTATACTATTCTAATAGACTTTCTATGCAACTTTCGGTTGGTTGTCTACTGTTGAAAAGAGAAAACAGTTGTTAAATATAACTTAAAGACTTATTCGCTTTTGTATTTTAGCTTTTTTCTTAATATATTCAAGGGCTTCGCTAGTTTGTTTCGAAACCCCTTGACTACATTAAATCAAAAAGCTGTTTTATCTCTAGCGAATAAGCCTCCTAATTCTAGTAAGTTATTTATAATTTTTTCAAAAAAATTATATCATATCTTTCTTTTATTTTTATTATTTTTTGTCTCACATCATTGACAAACGTACAAAATATTTATATTACCTACTACTATAAATATTATTCTACTGACATATAGGTTCTATTTTTTATTTCCTTATGTTTCAATTAATCCTAATGATACAAATTTTTCTAAATATTTTCTAACTGTTGAGGATGACTTCCTTCAACAGAGTAACAGTAATACTCGTGTGATTTTGTGAATATTTTTTAATAAAAGGATAAACTTTACTTTCTGCTGGTATTAAATCATCTGATAACTCTAAAACAGTATTAGAAATGTGATTTGTTTTATATAGATTCCAAAAAACTTACTTCGTACATAAAAACCATTCAGAAATAGTATTTTATTATTTAATATATTATCTTATTCTTACTTCCTTATACTCATTTAATCTCTCATCACTACATGTGCTTTCTGCATTATTATAAAGAACTCTTAATGCCTCACCAGTTGTTATATTATAATTATTTCCTATAATAACAGATAAAGCTGCAGTTACGAATGGAGTAGCAATACTTGTTCCAAAACTAAACGTATATCCTCTTGACAATCCCCCCATATATCCTATAACATTAAATGGAGATGTATTTGAAGTATATGTAAACACCATTTCCTCAACATTTATAATTTTCCTATTGTTATCATATTCATAATTCCCTGCTGGGGCTACTATATTAATTAATCCATAATTTGAATAATTTGCCAAATTTCCATTTCTGGTACTAGCTCCTACTGATACAACACCTTCCAATCCTCCAGGTACATGTATCTTATCAAACTTACTCAAATCATTTCCCTCGTTACCAGCAGAAGCAACTATTATCACATTATTTTCTTTAGCATACTGGATTGCTTTAATATACATATCTATAATATATTTTTCTTCTTTTATATTAGGATTTTTATAACTTCCTAAACTTATATTTATAATTTTAGCACCATCTTCAATAGCATCATAAATTGCTTTGATTATATTCAATGATATACCATCATTAAATTCTTTCATAACTTTATAAGGAATTATCTTCACATTTCTGTTTAAAATCAGTATCACTCCCGAAACTTGTGTTCCATGTCCAAAAGTATCTATTAATCCATGTGTATTATCCCCTAAATAATCCCTACCTTGTAATACATTATTTTTTATCTCTGGATGTTCATTATCTACTCCACTATCTATTACTGCTATTTTTATTTCTTTGCTAGTTGTAATTCTTTTAGGCATAACCCTTTTATACGCCCACATAAAACTATTACTATAAATTTTATTCATATATATTTATTCCTAATTATAATTTAACAGTAGTATATTTGGAATATTTCTGTCTAAAATTCTAAATAGTTGATACACAACACCTAGATATCCTACAAATATACTTTTAGATTTCATGTATACTCGCCCCTGTAATCTAAAATATAAATTTTCTTTATATTCATTCATCATTCTTGATATTATAGCTTTTTTTAAGTCTGAATATGTAAAGATTCCATAGCTAGTTTCCAAAGTTATAATTAACTCTAATAATCCTGCATTACCATGACATAAACTATCATTTTCAAACTCTTCTGGCATAAATGTTGATAATAAACCTAAAATATCATTCTTAGATTTATTAGATGATATACATGATAATACTATTCCTATATTTCCCTTACACCAACTATTATTATTTACTAATTTCATATTGATTTGACTAGAATATATATTATACTTACTATCTAAAGAATATACATGATATAAACTACCTATTCCATGAGCAAAACTATTATCTGAATTAACATTTTTAATAATTGCCCCTTTTAATAAATTACTATATATTGTATAATATTTATCTTTTTTAGTTATATCATACACTACATAGCATAATTTAATATAGCTACTAATTCCTCTAATCCAATCATAATCATGATTTTCAGATAAATTTTCATAGAAATCTAATATTAGTTTTTCAGCATATTTTAAAGAACCTTTGTTTTTATTTAATTTATAATCAAGCAATAAAGGGTATATTAAACTATAATTCCCATAAAACACACTATATCCTTTATTGGAATTTTCACTCAATGATTTTATCGTATTTTTTATATAATTTTTTATTTTACTACAATTAATTTTAAATCTATATTCATATATAACGTAAAATATATATACTGAAGATAATCCATCGTACATATTGTCTTCTAACCCAGTAATATTATCACCAAAGTCTCTCGTAGTAATATCAAGCCAATTAACTGTTTTAGATTTTTCACATATATACATACTTTCTTCTAATTCATTATATGTATTAATTAATAAAGAGTCTAAAAAATCATAACTTATATCTGAATTTTCTCTTACCACATTATCTTTTATTTCATATTTTTTATACGTATTAAAAGAAAAATCAATATATAGCAATTGTTTCTTTATATTTTTTTCTTCTAATTTATCTATATTTTCAATAACTAAATCTATAATTGGACTAGAATATACATTATTTATATATTTATCTTCAGAAAATAAATCTTTACTATTTATTTTATTATAAAATATAGGAACATCGCCTAACAATAATTGATAATACTCACTTACACATATTTCCTTATTATTAAAATTATAACTGAACAAATTTTCTAATGTCTTTTCTCTTTCTCTTATATCTTTTAAACATTCTGGATGATATGAATACATCAATAAATCACAATATCGTTGAGTACCTCTTAATACATTTCTTACTACTAAATCATTAGCCAATTCTTTTAAAGATTTTTTAAATTCTTCTTTATTATTTTCTATTTTTTTTAAAAAATCATAGAAACCTTCTTTAATATCCTCTTTATAATTAATATAAGAATATATTTCTCCTTTGAAAATAGGTACATTATTAGATTTATGAATATTTTTAGTTACATATTCATATTTTATATCCTCAGATCCTCTATTTACTATAGACAATGTTTTAAAAGGTATTTTGGTACCACCTACACTTAAACCACTTATATCAATACCCTCTCTTTTATCTTTACTCCTTTCTGTTAGAATTTTAAACGGAATTAAACCTGTTGTTATTACAGAGTTCATGTAATCATATTTTATATTTATATTTGCATGATCTATAAATTTTAAAGGAATATTCTGCTGGAAAAAAGTTTCAGTATCAATTACTACTGGATACTCACCATGTGCTATTATATTTTCAAAATGTAAATCTGTTGCTTTCAATATGTATGCTAGTCCTAATAATTCCCCATAGTTTCTATAAAATTTCTTTATATCAGACATAGCACTAACCTCTTTACTTGATATAAAATTTTCATAACTATAATTTTTTCTTGATAATATATTAATTAATTTAAAATTTGTATTATAATTACTATTACAATATGCATATATACTATTAATAACAGTTGTTGTATCATATTTTTTAGGTTTATATACTATCTTCTTATCATTAAAACTTAATATAATTACTGATTTACCTTTATTATGAGTATCACCCGCATTAAAATCTATATTAGTTAGAATATCACTTTCTATACTAAAATTACTCTGTAAATCATGAAAATCTTTATCTAATCTATAAAAAAGTGTATTTATATTTTCAATAAAATATGCAGTCCTATCGACTAATATTTTAAATAAATATTGATACTTATAAAAAAAACATTCTATACTATTATTTGAAAATCTATCAAATACATAATTAGAATACTTAGTTTCTTTGCTTTTCCCATTCAATTTTTTATTTTCTTTATACCATCTTATATCATCAACTATACTATTTATAAAAATAGAATCAATCATATTTATATAAGAAGATAATACCCTACTTTTGATAATAGATTCTATTTTTAAATTTCTAACACTAATCTCCATTTTAGTCTCTACATACTCTATAAAACCTCTCATAGGATAAAACGTACTATTATATTGTTTCTTACTATTAATATAAAATTCCATAATTACACTAAAAATTTCTTCATAATAATTTTCAGTTTTTTCTTTTTCTAAAAAATTTGAACTTAATATATGTCTATAATTATCTATACTTCCATACATTAATTTTGAAATACTTTTAAAATTTTCATTAGTTAATAAAGTATTTCTATTTATCCAATCTTCATAATATTTTAAATCTTTAGCTTGTATTTCTAACTTAGCTAAATTTGATAATTTTTCACTAAATGATGTTATTTTATTATAATCCATATTTTCTTCCTTTTAATATTAGTAAGCTATATTCTCTTAATTATATCTATCTGTTATCTACAAGTTGCAAAAGAAATTGTAACTGTTACAACATCAGCACATACAATTGAGCTGGCAGCAGTAAAAGCACAAACAGGAGTTGTTTCTGCTTGAACATCTTCTGTACCTTGTAAATTTCTCATTTCTTCTTCTGTTAACTCATCATACTTTTTAAAGTTTTCCATCTTTGTTTTCTCCTTTTTTTCTAAATATTTTATTGTTACTTATAAGAATAGATTATATATTTTTTGGAATTAATTAGTAAGAGAATATAGCCCTCCAAAAAAATTATTAACCTACAATTAAATAATACCATAGCATTATAAATTTTTCAATATAAATTTTTAAAAAAAAATTAAATTTTAATATTCCATTGTATTTTAATTTCTTTTATGCTATAATGCATGTAAATAATTTATATAACACTACAAAAGGAATCATTACTTATGAACAAAAATAAAAGATATTTAGTTATCTCTCTTATATTTACTTCAATATTGATATCTGGTTGCTCAGCAACCAGTACAGACGGCTTTTTTTACAATACTTTTGTAAAAAACATGGATATGTTTTTAGCTAAACTGTATACATTTACTGGAAACTGGGGAATTTCAATTATAATTATTACATTAATAGTACGTGGAGCTGTTGTTCCATTTATGCTTAAAAACTATAAACGTCAAAAAAATATGAGCATGAATATGGAAAAAGCTAAACCGGAACTTGAAGAAATACAAAAAAAAATAAAAGAACTCCAAACAGAAGAAGCTCGCGCCATAACTAAAGAAAAAAAAGCAGAATACAGAACATTACAAATAGAAAATCAAAGAGAAATGTTTGCAATTTATAAAAAATATGATTGTAATCCACTATCACTAGGAAGTTTTGCTCCTATTTTATTTCAAGCGCCTTTCGTTACAGCATTGTACTATACTTTATATAATCCAATTTACTCTAAAGATATATTAAATGCTAAGTTTTTGAATATCCCTTTAGGAGAAAAATCATACATTATATTAATTTTAATATTTATAATATACTACATTGCCGGGAAATTATCACTAACATTAACAACAAAAAATCAAAACCAAATAATGGCTAATGATAATCCCATTAATACAGAATTTATGGGGAAAATTACAGTTTGGATTTCTCCTATTATGCTAATTTTTATAACTTATTCTAATGTCGCTGCAATTGGACTTTACTTTACTATTAGTGGAATAATTTTTACCATTCAAGTTATTCTCGGTAAAAAACTTTATCCTCCTCATAAAGTAATAATAAAAAATGAAAAAAAAATACAAACCGGAACATTAATAACTAATAAATCTAAGAAAAAGAAAAAGAAAAAATAAGGTAGTATTAGAAAAAATCTATAAATCCTTTTATGTAAATCAAGAAACCACTTTATTTGATATTATTATATTCTAAGATAAGTCAAACTTGTCCATTAAATTTGTCATAGATTTTACGTAACGAAGTGTAGCGTAGCGAACGAAATGGAGACTAGACTGTGAAAAAAAAAACTATGCCAAAAGGCATAGTTCCTTAATAAATTCCTTCATCA comes from the Gemella morbillorum genome and includes:
- a CDS encoding sigma factor-like helix-turn-helix DNA-binding protein — its product is MVIITKTNKRFITLRTRKTYQDDRMTYSYEFADGDKYTLEIDKDGITEADIKLLHSIDDSEVYNNCKNARPGRTKEEKDIIKAWRENFIEEFKNNHGYEPQKSDVDYYENEEFPRNYNLSLDADLVNSDKSAIENMVLKNTEFEWSDEILTAFEILTNNEKLVIEKIYLENMKKIDIAAEMGISNAMVTKYHKKALEKLRMKI
- the lanM gene encoding type 2 lanthipeptide synthetase LanM, whose amino-acid sequence is MDYNKITSFSEKLSNLAKLEIQAKDLKYYEDWINRNTLLTNENFKSISKLMYGSIDNYRHILSSNFLEKEKTENYYEEIFSVIMEFYINSKKQYNSTFYPMRGFIEYVETKMEISVRNLKIESIIKSRVLSSYINMIDSIFINSIVDDIRWYKENKKLNGKSKETKYSNYVFDRFSNNSIECFFYKYQYLFKILVDRTAYFIENINTLFYRLDKDFHDLQSNFSIESDILTNIDFNAGDTHNKGKSVIILSFNDKKIVYKPKKYDTTTVINSIYAYCNSNYNTNFKLINILSRKNYSYENFISSKEVSAMSDIKKFYRNYGELLGLAYILKATDLHFENIIAHGEYPVVIDTETFFQQNIPLKFIDHANINIKYDYMNSVITTGLIPFKILTERSKDKREGIDISGLSVGGTKIPFKTLSIVNRGSEDIKYEYVTKNIHKSNNVPIFKGEIYSYINYKEDIKEGFYDFLKKIENNKEEFKKSLKELANDLVVRNVLRGTQRYCDLLMYSYHPECLKDIREREKTLENLFSYNFNNKEICVSEYYQLLLGDVPIFYNKINSKDLFSEDKYINNVYSSPIIDLVIENIDKLEEKNIKKQLLYIDFSFNTYKKYEIKDNVVRENSDISYDFLDSLLINTYNELEESMYICEKSKTVNWLDITTRDFGDNITGLEDNMYDGLSSVYIFYVIYEYRFKINCSKIKNYIKNTIKSLSENSNKGYSVFYGNYSLIYPLLLDYKLNKNKGSLKYAEKLILDFYENLSENHDYDWIRGISSYIKLCYVVYDITKKDKYYTIYSNLLKGAIIKNVNSDNSFAHGIGSLYHVYSLDSKYNIYSSQINMKLVNNNSWCKGNIGIVLSCISSNKSKNDILGLLSTFMPEEFENDSLCHGNAGLLELIITLETSYGIFTYSDLKKAIISRMMNEYKENLYFRLQGRVYMKSKSIFVGYLGVVYQLFRILDRNIPNILLLNYN
- the yidC gene encoding membrane protein insertase YidC, which produces MNKNKRYLVISLIFTSILISGCSATSTDGFFYNTFVKNMDMFLAKLYTFTGNWGISIIIITLIVRGAVVPFMLKNYKRQKNMSMNMEKAKPELEEIQKKIKELQTEEARAITKEKKAEYRTLQIENQREMFAIYKKYDCNPLSLGSFAPILFQAPFVTALYYTLYNPIYSKDILNAKFLNIPLGEKSYIILILIFIIYYIAGKLSLTLTTKNQNQIMANDNPINTEFMGKITVWISPIMLIFITYSNVAAIGLYFTISGIIFTIQVILGKKLYPPHKVIIKNEKKIQTGTLITNKSKKKKKKK
- a CDS encoding S8 family peptidase, with the protein product MNKIYSNSFMWAYKRVMPKRITTSKEIKIAVIDSGVDNEHPEIKNNVLQGRDYLGDNTHGLIDTFGHGTQVSGVILILNRNVKIIPYKVMKEFNDGISLNIIKAIYDAIEDGAKIINISLGSYKNPNIKEEKYIIDMYIKAIQYAKENNVIIVASAGNEGNDLSKFDKIHVPGGLEGVVSVGASTRNGNLANYSNYGLINIVAPAGNYEYDNNRKIINVEEMVFTYTSNTSPFNVIGYMGGLSRGYTFSFGTSIATPFVTAALSVIIGNNYNITTGEALRVLYNNAESTCSDERLNEYKEVRIR
- a CDS encoding lichenicidin A2 family type 2 lantibiotic; protein product: MENFKKYDELTEEEMRNLQGTEDVQAETTPVCAFTAASSIVCADVVTVTISFATCR